A single window of Malus sylvestris chromosome 5, drMalSylv7.2, whole genome shotgun sequence DNA harbors:
- the LOC126621413 gene encoding sterol 14-demethylase-like yields the protein MPPSTSSSPSASSSLQLRFSQYSPLKILENERLIENKRLIRFPVFYVAVAKLISALIMSRSGKHLPPVVNTWPVLGGLLRFLKGPIIMLCEEYPKLLSVFTLNLFSKKITFLIGSEVSAHFFTASEADLSQHEVYQFNVSTFGPGVVFDVDYTVRQEQIKVLHTLR from the coding sequence ATGCCTCCCTCCACGTCGTCATCGCCGTCTGCCTCGTCATCGTTGCAACTTCGGTTCTCCCAGTACTCACCTCTCAAGATCTTGGAAAACGAGCGCCTGATCGAGAACAAGCGTCTGATCCGGTTCCCTGTGTTCTACGTGGCGGTGGCCAAGCTGATCTCAGCGCTTATAATGTCTCGATCTGGGAAGCATCTTCCTCCGGTGGTGAATACGTGGCCTGTGTTGGGAGGACTGCTCCGGTTCTTGAAAGGCCCCATTATCATGCTTTGTGAAGAGTATCCGAAGCTCTTGAGTGTGTTCACATTGAATCTTTTTAGCAAGAAGATCACTTTCTTGATTGGTTCTGAGGTGTCTGCCCACTTCTTCACGGCCTCGGAGGCTGATCTTAGCCAGCATGAGGTATACCAGTTCAATGTGTCCACTTTCGGCCCTGGAGTTGTTTTCGATGTGGATTACACAGTGAGACAGGAGCAGATCAAGGTTCTGCATACTCTACGGTGA
- the LOC126621392 gene encoding uncharacterized protein LOC126621392: MKMNLERNRAKASASPVSGALCGSSTVLSEQGSLYLHRHPDAVLNEQRGHRNFFSNDSTQSCLGAYAPINFTHDTQKKYFDPIRRGRVKKLGQKCRVQENRMRLGTWNIGTLTGKYMEVVEVMVRRRINIMCLQETKWVGLKANDLENSGFKLWYSGTNRTRNGVGIIVDKTLTQDVVDVKRVGDRIMAIKIVIGQELINVISAYAPQVGLDTNSKEKFWEDLGDLVQGIAQTEKLFIEGDLNGHVGRETGNYGGFHGGHGFGERNEDGESILDFAMAYDLFLANTFFKKREEHVITYKSGSAKTQIDFLLMRKGDRITCKDCKVIPGENLANQHRLLVMDVHIKRVKTKNKTWKC, from the coding sequence ATGAAAATGAATttagaacgaaatcgcgctaaagctagtgcgtcacccgtaagtggcgcgctgtgtggttCGAGCACAGTGTTAAGTGaacaagggtcgctgtatctccatcggcatccggatgcagtgttaaatgagcaaaggggccatagaaacttcttttcgaacgactccactcaaagttgtttgggagcatatgctcctatcaactttacacatgacacacaaaagaagtactttgatcctattagaagggggagggtgaagaagttaggacagaagtgtagagttcaagagaatagaatgcgtttaggaacgtggaatataggaaccttaacgggaaaatatatggaagtagtggaagttatggtgaggagaaggataaatattatgtgcctacaagaaactaagtgggttggtcttaaggcaaatgatctagaaaactcagggtttaaactttggtattcgggcacaaatagaacgagaaacggtgttggcatcatcgtggacaagaccttgacacaagatgttgtagatgtcaagagggtaggagatagaatcatggcaatcaagattgtaataggacaagaactcatcaatgtgattagtgcgtacgcacctcaagtagggttggatacgaattcgaaggagaaattttgggaagaccttggagacttggtgcaaggaattgcccaaacggagaagttatttatagaaggagatttaaatggacacgtgggcagggaaacaggcaactatggaggttttcatggtggccatggttttggggagagaaacgaggatggggaatctatcttggattttgcaatggcatatgatctctttttagccaacaccttctttaagaagagagaagaacatgtgatcacctacaagagtgggtcagcaaaaacacaaatagattttcttctaatgaggaaaggggatcgtataacttgtaaggattgcaaagttataccgggagagaacttggctaatcaacatcgcttgttggtgatggatgtacatatcaaaagagtgaaaacaaagaacaagacttggaagtgctaA
- the LOC126621409 gene encoding disease resistance protein RPP2B-like — protein MATVAQNWLPHNPWPRINIACPGKEIPNWFSYQSEGSSVDIELCPDWFRTGLFGFALYVVVSWVLELRYDLGRVRANFIVKFMGESHELFSSEYTIPGNGYDYCYGQHHVHVWNEASRSEEVGKNCSPDVYKLAKEASVVFYPLFVGSAFDMKVESCGICPLYAEDAEKFKSVEEETRQDDDSKGGGSGDEPQVSGSSDESEANESD, from the exons ATGGCAACTGTTGCCCAAAATTGGTTGCCCCATAATCCCTGGCCTCGGATTAACATTGCATGTCCAGGAAAAGAAATTCCAAATTGGTTCAGCTATCAAAGTGAGGGATCTTCAGTAGACATCGAGCTTTGTCCAGATTGGTTTCGAACAGGTTTATTTGGTTTCGCTCTCTATGTtgttgtttcttgggttttagAGTTGCGATATGACTTAGGGAGGGTAAGAGCTAATTTCATTGTCAAATTCATGGGTGAAAGCCATGAACTGTTCAGTTCTGAGTACACTATCCCAGGCAACGGGTACGACTACTGTTATGGCCAACATCACGTGCATGTGTGGAATGAGGCCTCTAGAAGTGAAGAGGTAGGTAAAAACTGCTCCCCTGATGTTTACAAACTTGCCAAAGAGGCCTCTGTTGTCTTCTACCCGTTATTTGTAGGTTCTGCTTTCGATATGAAGGTGGAAAGCTGTGGTATATGCCCATTGTATGCCGAAGATGCTGAGAAATTCAAATCTG tagaagaagaaacaaGACAAGATGATGATTCCAAAGGTGGTGGATCAGGAGATGAGCCTCAAGTTAGTGGATCAAGTGATGAGTCTGAAGCAAATGAAAGTGATTAG